GGTTCAACACCATCGGCCTCGACCGGGACTTCACCCCCGTGCCCAACGGGGAGTCGGGCATCATCGTCGTCAGTTCGGACGACAACATCATCCACGAGAACATGATCGCGGCCAACGCCGAGCACGGCGTCCACGTCCGGGCCTCTGAAAATGTTTGGGTCGCGGCGAACGGCTTCCGCTACCCCAACGCGCCCTTCTCCGCGCGCAACGGACGGGTGGACGTGATGCTGGATCAGGGGGCGTCCCGGAACCGGATCGGGAACGACCTCGCCTCGGCCCAGACCGAGGGGGGCAACGCGTTCTACGCTGTCGAGGCCGCCGTCGTCGTCGCGTCCGGCGACCGGAACACACTCTCGGGCAATCAGATGCCCGCCGGTCCCATCGACCTGGGCGACGACGGGATCGACTCATGGGACCCCGGCGACGTCGACATTGGGCCCAACCTCTACCAGAACAGCCCGTTCGTCAACGAGGTCGCCGTCTTCCCAGGCTCGGACGGGACGGCCGTCGTGATCGTGAACGGCGAGCTGATCTCGGCCCCGTCGGCGACGTACCGCGTCGAGGTGTTCTCGGACCGCACGTTCGACCGCCCGACGCTGTACCCACGCGCCGACGCCTACCTGGGCGCCGTCGAGGTGACCACGGACGCCGACGGAAACGCCGCGTTCGAGTTCATTAGCGAGCCGCTCGCGGGGTTCCCAGAACGGATGTGGGTGAGCGCGACGGCGACGGACGCCGACGGCAACACGTCGGAGCTGTCGGGCCTGAACAGCGACGCCGACGCCGTGATCGCGTTCGCGCTCCGCGGGCTGTTCGAGGACCCGCCCGGCGGGGAGGAACTGGAGCTCCCGTTCGACCTCCGGCAGTGGACGGGCGGCACGCTCCGCGACGTCCAACTCCGGGTCGAGGCCGAGGGCGCCCGGCTCCTCGGCGCCGAGGCTCCGAGGCTACCTCGCCCATCGAGTGCGAGGGGGAGGTGCCGGTCTGCTCGCTCGGCGACCTCGACGACGAGAGTGGGCGCCGGCTAACGCTCCGGTTCGGGCCCGCCGCGGTCGGTCGCCCGCCGGGCGCGTCGTGGGCCGGCGTCCCGTACGAGATCCGGATCGTCGCGCGCGGGAACCTCGACGGTGAGACCATCGAGTCCAACGAGGTTCTGGTCACCGGCGACCTCCCGGTCGAGGGAGAGGAGGCGCCGGCCGAGGCCGCGACCGCCCTCGAGCCGCCCTACCCGAACCCGTCGCACAACGCGGTGACCGTCCCGTTCCGACTTCGAGAGGCCGGCCCCGTCCGCCTCGTGCTCCTCGACGCGCTGGGCCGGGACGTCGCGACGCTCGCCGACGGGCCGTTTGGGTCGGGTGCGCACCACGTGCGCGTAGACGCCACCGGGCTCCCGTCCGGCGTCTACGTGGTCCGCCTCTCGGCCGAGGCCGGCGGGGACGTCGTGACGGCAACCCGACGGCTGTCGGTGGTCCGGTAGCCGCCGAGCCGGTCCGCGGACAGGCCGGATATACCGCGTTCGCGTGATGTGGGGGGGCGGGGTGCCGGATAGGTTGCTCGTGACCTGCCCCCTACGGCCATGCGTGTTGTTCTCGCCCTCCTGTTCGTCGTTGTGGCGGCCCCGGCTCAGGCCGCCGTCGTACCCGCCGAGGGTCCCGGGAGGTCGGTTGTCGAGATCTCGGACCCGGTCTCTCTCGATGGGGAGCCTTCCGCGGGGCTCCGCAGCGACGCGCTGATCGCGTTCCTGCTGACGGGCGTCGACCTCTACGTTCTCCGGCGGGTGGTCTTCCTCCTGCTCCTCAGCAACACGAGCACAGCGGGGGGGGGGCCGCTGGACGTCACCAACGCGCTCGTCGTCCTCCGGCTCGTCCAGCAGGCGAACTTGATCGCGGCCCTCCTCGTGGTCCGCGTCAACGGCCGTGAGGTCCCAGTCACGTATACACCGTGTTCAGGGGAGGGCGTCGCGAGCGGAGCGACGGGCCCCGGTGGGGACGAGGAGAACTGTGGGGCGTCGCTGGAGATCGGGGACGTCGCCGCGAACGAGGAGCTCGAGATCGAGATCGAGGTGGTCGGCCTCGCGCCCGGCACGGCGACCCTGGAGGCCACCTACTCGCAGGCCGAGTTCGACCCGGTCCCGTCGAACAACACGGCGAGCATCGCCATCGAGGTCGCCGCGCCGCCGACCCTCTCAGGGCAGAAGTGGCTCGACCTCGACGGCGACGGCGGCCGCGACGACGACGAGGGGCCCGTCGACGGCGTCCCCATCGCGCTGGCGGACGCGACGGGCACGACCGTAGCCGAGACCCTCACCGGCCCCGTCGACCTCGACGCGGATGGGGCCATCGACCCGATCGCCGAGCGCGGGATCTATCGGTTCGATCTGCCCGAGACGCCCGGCGCCTACACGGTCGCGGAGCCCGTGCCCGATGGGTGGACCGCGATCCCTTCCGGCGGCGTCCACGAGGTCGACGTCGGTGAGATGGCCATCGACGGGCTCGACTTCTACAACCGCCCGCCGCCCGACCTCGACCTCGACTTCGGCGACGCGCCCGACTCGTACCGCACGCTCTGGCCGGCCGGGCCGAGTCATTTCGTGTTCCTCGGCCAACTCATCCTCGGAGCGGAGATCGACGTCGAGGACGACGGCGTCCCGACCCTCGACGCCTCGGGCGATGACCTGTTCATCCCGCCCCCGATCGACCAAGTCGATGACGAGGACGGGCTGGTCGGCATCTCGTTCGGCGACGGCGGGCAGGGCCAGCTCACCGTGCGCACCAACGCGGCCGGCGTGCTCGACGCGTGGTTCGACTTCGACGGCGACGGCACCTTCCTCCCGCCGCCGTTCGCGGCGGACGACGACCACATCGTAGTGGCCGCGCCGATCCCGTCCGCGGGCGAGCACACGGTGACGTTCGACGTGCCGAGCGGCGGGCGCCGCGCCGGGCCGCTCCGGCTCCGGTTCCACGAGGTCCCCGGCGGGCTCGGCGTGGGCGGGCTCGCCTGGGACGGCGAGGTCGAGGACCACCTCGTCGCCGGGCTCGACCTCGGCGACGCGAACCAGGACCCGCTCGAGATCATTCCCGGCATGCCATTCGGCTACCCGGTCCGGATCTCGGCCGACGGCGCGCGCCACCTCGTCGACGACCTCGTCAAGCTGGGTGAGAACGTGGACGCGGAGACCGACCTCAACGTGGCCCTGGCGTCCGAGACCGGCCTCGCGTCGAACACGGCGACCGGCGACGACAACGACCCCGACGACAACCGGAACGACGGTCCGCGCGACGACGAGGACGGCGTGGCCTTCGGCGAGGGGTTTGTCCCGTTCACCATCCAACTGCCGGTGGGCAGCACGGACCCGTCGGCTCCGAACCCGCTCACGCGCTACGGCCTGGTGGCCGGGACGACGGGCACGCTCACGTTCTTCCCGAACGTCGACGGCGGCCTCGACGCGTGGTTTGACTGGAACCGCGACGGCGACTGGGAGGACGACGGCGAGCACGTCTTCGCGAACGAACGGATGGGCCCGTCGACCCCGCCGCCGTCGCTGGACCTCCAGGCGCCGCCGAACGCGTCCGTCGGCTACTACCACGCCCGGTTCCGATTCAGTCGCAACGGTGCGCTCAACGCGACCGGGGTCGCGCCCGACGGCGAGGTCGAGGACTACCTCATGGCCACGTTCCCGCCGCTCGACTACGGCGACGCCCCCGCCCCGTACCCCTCGGCCGTGACCGATGGCGGTGCCCGTCACGGCGTCGGCCTCGTCCGCCTCGGCGCCGAGGCGGACCCGGAGGTCGATCCCGACGCCGACGACAGCGACGACGGCGTGGCGCTCCCCGACGAGCTGTACCGCGGGGCCGACATGGCCGTCCCCGTGACGACGGCCGGCGACGCGCCCGCCGCGCTCTACGCCTGGGTCGACTGGAACGCCGACGGCGACTGGGACGACGACGGGGAGCAGGCCGTCGCGGGCGAGGTGCTCAGCCCCGGCTCCCACGTCGTGACGATCACGCCGCCGGCCGACGCCACGCCGGGCACGACGTGGGCGCGGTTCCGGCTCAGCCGCGTGGCGCTGCCGTTTGTCGCGGGCGCCGAGGTCGACCCGCTCGTCGTCCCGTTCGTGACCGAGGGCGAGGTCGAGGATTACCCCGTCGAGATTGCCGCCAACGGCGTCGCGGCCGAGGACGACGTCGCGCCACCCGAGACCGCGATAGAGTCCGTCGGCCCGAACCCGGCGCGGGCGTCGCTCTCCATCCGCGTCGCGCTCGCGGAGCGGGCCGAGACGACAGTCCGCCTCGTCGACGCGCTCGGCCGCGAGGTGCTGGCGATGCCGCTCGGCGCGCTCCCCGCCGGCCGGCACGCGGTCCCGTTCGACGTCGCCGCGCTGCCCGCGGGTCTCTACGTGGTCGTCGTCGACGCCGGCGCTCATCGTCTCACGCGCCCGATCGCCGTCGCTCGCTAGCGGGCGACCACGACGGGCACGGCGGCCCGGTCCGCCTCGGGGGTCGATGCGGCCGAGGCCGGCGGGGAGGGGGGCACGCTTCACCGGCTCTCCCCGCCCGCCTCGGTAGCTTGGCGGGCTCACGCCCGCCGCGCCGCCGCGGCCCGATCGAGCATGCCCGAGACCCCGGAGATCCCCCGCGACCGGAACCGCCAGACCGACACGCCGGCCACGCCCGACCCGGCCCCGACCGGCTCCGCCTACGAGCCCGAGGCCGTCGAGGCCAAGTGGTACCACTATTGGGAGGACGGCGGCTTCTTCGACGCCGAGCCCGACGCGGTCCTCGAAGGCGGCAAGGAGCCGTTCGTGATCCCGATGCCGCCGCCGAACGTGACCGGCCGGCTCCACATGGGCCACGCGCTTCAGGACACGGTCCAGGACCTCCTCGTCCGGTTCAAGCGGATGCAGGGCTTCGAGGCGCTATGGATCCCCGGCATGGACCACGCCGGGATCGCGACGCAGAACGTCGTCGAGCGGGAGCTCCGGAAGGACGGCGTCGACCGGAAGGCGATCGGGCGCGAGGCGTTCCTCCGGCACGTCTGGGCGTGGAAGGAGGAGTACGGCGGGATCATCCTCCAGCAGAAGCGCCGCCTCGGCGACTCGTGCGACTGGCGCTACGAGCGGTTCACGATGGACGACGGGCTCAGCCGCGCCGTCCAAGACGTGTTCGTGACGCTCTACGAGCAGGGCCTCGTCTACCGCGGCGACTACCTCGTCAACTGGGACCCCGACAACCAGACGGTGATCTCGAACAAGGAGGTCGACAACGTCGAGCGGCCCGGCCACCTGTGGACCGTCCGCTACCCGGTCGTCGACGCGGACGGGGTCGAGACGGGCGAGCACATCGAGATCGCGACGACGCGGCCGGAGACGATCCCGGCCGACACCGCCATCGCCGTCCACCCGGACGACGAGCGGTACCAGTCGCTCGTCGGCAAGACCGTGAAGGTCCCGGCCGTCGGTCGCATCGTGCCCATCATCGCCGACGACTACGTCAAGATGGACTTCGGCGCCGGCGCGCTGAAGGTCACGCCGGGCCACGACGAGAACGACTTCCAGATCGGCAAGCGACACGACCTGGAGTCGGTCTCGCTGATGAACCTGGACGGGACGCTCAACGAGGAGGGCGGGCCGTACGCCGGGCTCGACCGGTTCGAGGCCCGCGAGCGGATCGTCGAGGACCTCACCGAGGCGGGCCAACTCGTCAAGACGGAGGACTACCCGCACACGGTCCCGATCTCGTCGCGGTCGAAGGCCGTCATCGAGCCGCTGCTCTCGCCGCAGTGGTACGTGGCGATGGAGCCGCTAGCGGAAAAGGCCCTCGCGGTCGTCAACGACGGGACCGTCACGTTCCACCCGAGCCGGTGGGCCAACGAGTACCGCCGCTGGCTGGAGGACATCCGCGACTGGCCGATCTCGCGCCAGCTGTGGTGGGGCCACCGGATCCCGGTGTGGTACCCCGTCGACCCGGAGACCGGCGAGCGGGACGAGGCCAACTTCGTCGTCTCCGTCGATTCGCCGGGGGAGGGGTACGTGCAGGACGAGGACGTTCTCGACACGTGGTTCTCGTCGTGGCTGTGGCCGTTCGCGACGCTGGGGTGGCCCGCCTCGACGGACGCGTTGAAGGCGTTCTACCCCGGCTCCGTCCTCGTCTCGGGCTACGACATCCTCTTTTTCTGGATCGCCCGGATGATCATGGCCGGCACGCACTTCCTCGACAGGGTGCCGTACACGGACGTGTTCGTCACCGGCATGATCAAGGACAAGCAGGGCCGGTGGATGTCGAAGTCACTGGGCAACGGGATCGACCCGCTCGACATGATCGAGCAGTACGGCGCCGACGCGGTCCGCTACACGCTCGGCGTGCTCTGCGCGCAGGGCCAGGACATCAAGCTCGACCCGGCCAAGTTCGAGGGCGGCCGGAACATCGCCAACAAGATCTGGAACGCGAGCCGCGTGTTCGGCCGGTTCGTCGAGCGCGACGACGAGGGGCGGCCGACGGAGGACCTCCGCCGCGAGCGGGGCTTCGCCGACCTCGACCTCGCCGAGCGCTGGCTCCTCACGCGGCTCCACGACACGGTCGAGGCCGTGACCGATGCGCTCAACAGCTACCGGATTTCGGAAGCCGCGCACCTCGCCTACGACTTCGTCTGGCGCGACTTCTGCGACTGGTACCTCGAGGTCTCGAAGGCGCCGTTCGGCGAGACGCCGTCACGTGAGACCCTCGCCCTGTCCACGGAGGTCTTCGAACAGATCCTCCAACTGCTCCACCCGTTCATGCCGTTCGTCACGGAGGAGCTGTGGTGGACGCTCCGCCCGCGCGAGGCCGGCGACGCGCTCATCGCGTCGACGTGGCCCACCCCCGACTCGGCCGAGACCGACGCCGAGGCG
This sequence is a window from Rubrivirga marina. Protein-coding genes within it:
- a CDS encoding valine--tRNA ligase; the encoded protein is MPETPEIPRDRNRQTDTPATPDPAPTGSAYEPEAVEAKWYHYWEDGGFFDAEPDAVLEGGKEPFVIPMPPPNVTGRLHMGHALQDTVQDLLVRFKRMQGFEALWIPGMDHAGIATQNVVERELRKDGVDRKAIGREAFLRHVWAWKEEYGGIILQQKRRLGDSCDWRYERFTMDDGLSRAVQDVFVTLYEQGLVYRGDYLVNWDPDNQTVISNKEVDNVERPGHLWTVRYPVVDADGVETGEHIEIATTRPETIPADTAIAVHPDDERYQSLVGKTVKVPAVGRIVPIIADDYVKMDFGAGALKVTPGHDENDFQIGKRHDLESVSLMNLDGTLNEEGGPYAGLDRFEARERIVEDLTEAGQLVKTEDYPHTVPISSRSKAVIEPLLSPQWYVAMEPLAEKALAVVNDGTVTFHPSRWANEYRRWLEDIRDWPISRQLWWGHRIPVWYPVDPETGERDEANFVVSVDSPGEGYVQDEDVLDTWFSSWLWPFATLGWPASTDALKAFYPGSVLVSGYDILFFWIARMIMAGTHFLDRVPYTDVFVTGMIKDKQGRWMSKSLGNGIDPLDMIEQYGADAVRYTLGVLCAQGQDIKLDPAKFEGGRNIANKIWNASRVFGRFVERDDEGRPTEDLRRERGFADLDLAERWLLTRLHDTVEAVTDALNSYRISEAAHLAYDFVWRDFCDWYLEVSKAPFGETPSRETLALSTEVFEQILQLLHPFMPFVTEELWWTLRPREAGDALIASTWPTPDSAETDAEAAQTFSTVQDLVTAIRQVRAQYNVPPSQEVRTVIVAGDADTAAAVEGAREYVERLAGLSALTIGSDLEKPSASAAVVVGAHVVYVPLEGMIDLDVERQRLQKEIDGKRGFLTGVEKKLQNEAFVSRAPEAVVTKERQKAEDAKAEIAALEANLADLG
- a CDS encoding GEVED domain-containing protein, with product MRVVLALLFVVVAAPAQAAVVPAEGPGRSVVEISDPVSLDGEPSAGLRSDALIAFLLTGVDLYVLRRVVFLLLLSNTSTAGGGPLDVTNALVVLRLVQQANLIAALLVVRVNGREVPVTYTPCSGEGVASGATGPGGDEENCGASLEIGDVAANEELEIEIEVVGLAPGTATLEATYSQAEFDPVPSNNTASIAIEVAAPPTLSGQKWLDLDGDGGRDDDEGPVDGVPIALADATGTTVAETLTGPVDLDADGAIDPIAERGIYRFDLPETPGAYTVAEPVPDGWTAIPSGGVHEVDVGEMAIDGLDFYNRPPPDLDLDFGDAPDSYRTLWPAGPSHFVFLGQLILGAEIDVEDDGVPTLDASGDDLFIPPPIDQVDDEDGLVGISFGDGGQGQLTVRTNAAGVLDAWFDFDGDGTFLPPPFAADDDHIVVAAPIPSAGEHTVTFDVPSGGRRAGPLRLRFHEVPGGLGVGGLAWDGEVEDHLVAGLDLGDANQDPLEIIPGMPFGYPVRISADGARHLVDDLVKLGENVDAETDLNVALASETGLASNTATGDDNDPDDNRNDGPRDDEDGVAFGEGFVPFTIQLPVGSTDPSAPNPLTRYGLVAGTTGTLTFFPNVDGGLDAWFDWNRDGDWEDDGEHVFANERMGPSTPPPSLDLQAPPNASVGYYHARFRFSRNGALNATGVAPDGEVEDYLMATFPPLDYGDAPAPYPSAVTDGGARHGVGLVRLGAEADPEVDPDADDSDDGVALPDELYRGADMAVPVTTAGDAPAALYAWVDWNADGDWDDDGEQAVAGEVLSPGSHVVTITPPADATPGTTWARFRLSRVALPFVAGAEVDPLVVPFVTEGEVEDYPVEIAANGVAAEDDVAPPETAIESVGPNPARASLSIRVALAERAETTVRLVDALGREVLAMPLGALPAGRHAVPFDVAALPAGLYVVVVDAGAHRLTRPIAVAR
- a CDS encoding T9SS type A sorting domain-containing protein, producing MPVCSLGDLDDESGRRLTLRFGPAAVGRPPGASWAGVPYEIRIVARGNLDGETIESNEVLVTGDLPVEGEEAPAEAATALEPPYPNPSHNAVTVPFRLREAGPVRLVLLDALGRDVATLADGPFGSGAHHVRVDATGLPSGVYVVRLSAEAGGDVVTATRRLSVVR